The Fimbriimonadaceae bacterium region GCTCTCCACGCGCCGGCCCAAGTCGCTCAAGGTGGTGGCGTTGCTCTCCAAGCCCGAGGCGCGTCGAACCCCCACGGCGGTGGAATACGTCGGATTTGAGATCCCGAACCAATTCGTGGTAGGATATGGCTTGGACTACGCAGAGAGGTTCCGTAACCTTCCGTACGTCGCTATCTTCCAGGGAGAGTAGGGTTCATCGCTCGGCGTGCCTGAGTTTCAATCCTCTTCCTTTCCACGCACCCTTTTGTTTGGAGCTTTATGACTCACCAGTTTCGACCGCGCAAGTCCGGCGAAGGCGGCGGCCGTCGCCGTGGACGCCATCGCGAGGGGGGCCTCCCCCGCACCGACAATCCTTCCGATCTCGAGAACCTTCCCGAAATCGACTTCAACCATTTCGACCGCATGACCCCGGCCGAGCTTCTCAAGGCCGTGAAGTCCGCCAAGCTCGATCCGGATCTGGATCGGCACGACCTGATCGTCCGGCTTCTCGAACATGCGAACAAGGGCACGGACGCGCTCTATGCCCGCGGGGTGCTCGAGCTCCTCAACGACGGTTGGGGATTCCTCCGGCGCGACAACTACGTGCCGTCCGCCAACGACGTCTATGTGTCCCAGTCCCAGGTCAAGCGCTTCCATCTGCGCGCTGGAGACGCGGTCTTCGGCCTCGTGCGGGCTCCCAAAGAGGGTGAGAAATACCCCGGCATGCTGCGTGTGGAGAGCGTCAACGGATTCGGCACGCAGGCGCCGGAGATGCAGCACCGCAAGAACTTCGACGAGCTGACCCCCCTTCACCCCGACGAGCGGCTCCGCATGGAGACGGGTTCCGAGAACATCGTCGCGCGCATCATCGACCTCATTTCGCCGATCGGAAAGGGCCAGCGCGGCCTGATCGTCTCGCCCCCCAAAGCTGGAAAGACGACCATTCTCAAAACGATTGCGAACTCGATCACGGCGAACCATCCCGACGTCTCGCTCATGGTTCTGCTCGTGGACGAGCGCCCCGAAGAGGTGACCGATTTCAAGCGGTCCGTGCGCGGCCAGGTCATCAGCTCCACGTTCGACGAACCGCCCGAGAACCACATGCGGGTCGCCGAGTTGTGTCTCGAACAGGCCAAACGCCGAGTCGAGTGCGGCATGGACGTGGTGATCCTCCTGGACTCGCTCACCCGCCTGTCGCGTGCGAGCAACCTGACGATCAATCCATCCGGCCGAACGCTTTCGGGCGGCCTCGACCCGTCGGCCCTCTACCGGCCGCGACGCTTCTTCGGCTCCGCGCGGAACATCGAGGAGGGTGGGTCGCTCACCGTGATCGCCTCGGCCCTCGTCGATACGGGCAGCCGCATGGACGACGGCATCTTCGAGGAGTTCAAAGGCACCGGCAACATGGAGTTGGTGCTCGATCGCGATCTCGCCGAGCGTCGGATCTGGCCCGCCATCGATGTGAAGCGCAGCTCCACGCGCCACGAGGAGAAGCTGTTCGCGTCCGAAGAGCTGGAGGCCGTAGTGCAGCTGCACCGCATGGTGGCCAACCAGCAGAACTCGGTGGATGCGACCGATCAGCTGATCAAGCTGCTCAAGCGCACCCCGACGAACTCGAGCTTCCTCGAAAGCGTGGTCGCCAAAACGCGCGCCACGGTGTGAGGACCCGCGGCTCCCAGCCCGCGACCGTAGGCTGGGCGCCCCCTTGACGCGCAGACGCGGGATGGTGCGGTATCGTGCATCCATGCCGGAGGACAAGGAAGGGCCGGACGGACCCGACGATTTGGACCAGCCGCCTGCGTTCTTTCCGCAGAGCCCGG contains the following coding sequences:
- the rho gene encoding transcription termination factor Rho — encoded protein: MTPAELLKAVKSAKLDPDLDRHDLIVRLLEHANKGTDALYARGVLELLNDGWGFLRRDNYVPSANDVYVSQSQVKRFHLRAGDAVFGLVRAPKEGEKYPGMLRVESVNGFGTQAPEMQHRKNFDELTPLHPDERLRMETGSENIVARIIDLISPIGKGQRGLIVSPPKAGKTTILKTIANSITANHPDVSLMVLLVDERPEEVTDFKRSVRGQVISSTFDEPPENHMRVAELCLEQAKRRVECGMDVVILLDSLTRLSRASNLTINPSGRTLSGGLDPSALYRPRRFFGSARNIEEGGSLTVIASALVDTGSRMDDGIFEEFKGTGNMELVLDRDLAERRIWPAIDVKRSSTRHEEKLFASEELEAVVQLHRMVANQQNSVDATDQLIKLLKRTPTNSSFLESVVAKTRATV